The Streptococcus sp. DTU_2020_1001019_1_SI_AUS_MUR_006 sequence AAGGCGTATCGGAAGTTCAACCTGCGTTACCAGAAGCAGTAGTAACAGACAAAGGCGAATCTGAAGTTCAACCAACGTTACCAGAAGCAGTTGTAACTGACCAGGGCGAACCAGCGGTCCAGCCAGAATTACCCGAAGCAGTTGTTACAGACAAGGGTGAGGCAGAAGTTCAAGCAACGTTGCCGGAAGCAGTAGTAAGTGACAAGGGTGAGCCTGCAGTCCAACCCGCCTTGCCAGAGGCTGTTGTAAGTGATAAAGGCGTACCGGAAGTTCAACCTGCGTTACCAGAAGCAGTTGTTACTGATAAAGGAGAACCGGAAGTTCAACCTGAATTGCCAGAAGCTGTTGTAACCGATAAAGACAAACCGGAAGTTCAACCTGAATTGCCAGAAGCAGTTGTAAGCGATAAAGGAGAACCAGCAGTCCAACCCGCCTTACCAGAAGCAGTTGTGACTGACAAAGGTGAGCCTGAAATTCAGCCTGAATTACCAGAAGCAGTTGTAAGCGCCAAAGGTGAACCGGAAGTTCAACCTGAATTGCCAGAAGCTGTAGTAACTGACAAGGGTGAGCCTGCGGTCCAACCAGAGTTGCCAGAAGCTGTTGTTACTGATAAAGGTGAACCTGCGGTCCAACCAGAGTTGCCAGAGGCTGTAATAACCAACAAGGGTGAGCCTGCGATCCAGCCAGAGTTACCCGAAGCAGTTGTAAGTGATAAAGGTGAACCCGCAGTTCAGCCTGAATTGCCAAAAGCAGTTGTAACCGATAAAGGTGAACCGGAAGTTCAACCTGAATTGCCCGAAGCTGTTGTAAGCGATAAAGGCGAACCTGCAGTCCAACCCGCCTTGCCAGAAGCTGTAGTAAGTGACAAAGGTGAACCTGAAGTTCAACCTGAATTGCCCGAAGCAGTTGTAAGCGCCAAAGGTGAGCCGGAACAGGTAGCCCCACTTCCAGAATACACTGGTAATATTGATCAAGTAAAGCCGGATATTCCGACTGAAAAAACGAAAGAACAGGATCCAGAAAAAACACTCGAATTAAGAAATGTTTCGGATATTGAGTTGTACAGCCAGACGAATGGGACTTATAAACAACATATCTCATTGGATGGAATTCCAAAGAATACGGATAATTACTTTGTCAAGGTAAAATCTTCGGCATTTAAAGATGTCTATCTGCCAGTCGCCTCAATAACTGAAGAGGAAAGAAATGGTCAGTCAGTTTATAAAATTACAGCTAAGGCTGAGAAACTCCAGCAAGAACAGAACAATAAATATGTCGACCATTTCACCTTCTACCTCGATAAGAAGTCTAAAGAGGAAAATACAAACTTTACTTCCTTTAGTAATCTGGTCAAAGCTATAAACCAAAATCCCTCTGGAACCTATCATTTAGCAGCTAGCCTGAATGCTAACGAAGTGGAGCTTGGTTCTGATGAAAAATCCTATATCAAGGGCACCTTTACTGGTCATTTGATTGGAGAAAAAGATGGTAAGAAGTATGCTATCTATAATTTGAAAAAACCTCTGTTTGAAAACTTGAGTGGTGCTACAGTAGAAAAACTGAGTCTAAAAAATGTTACTATTTCAGGGAAAAATGATATTGCTTCACTGGCAAATGAAGCTCAGAATAACACAAAAATTAAGCAAGTTCATGTGGATGGTGTACTCGCCGGTGAACGTGGTATCGGTGGTTTGTTGGCTAAGGCAGACCAATCAAGCATCACAGAGAGTAGTTTCAAGGGAAGAATTGTCAATACCTATGAAACAACTGCTGCCTATAATATCGGTGGCCTGGTCGGTCATTTAACAGGAAAAAATGCGTCTATTGCTAAATCCAAAGCGACAGTAGCCATTTCATCCAACACCAATAGTTCAGATCAGACTGTTGGTGGGCTAGCAGGTCTAATAGACCAAGATGCGCATATACAGGATAGCTATGCTGAAGGTGATATCAATAATGTCAAGCACTTTGGTAGAGTCGCGGGTGTAGCAGGATATTTGTGGGATCGAAAAACAAATGAGGAACAGCATGCAGGAAGATTGACCAATGTACTAAGTGATGTCAATGTAACCAACGGGAATGCCATTACCGGTTACCACTACAATGGAATGAAGGTGAAGGACACATTCAGCAGCAAGGTGAACAGAGTATACAATGTCACCTTGGTTAGGGATGAAGTCATCAGCAAAGAATCCTTTGAAGAAAGAGGAACAATGCTAGATGCTTCTGAAGTGACTAATAAAAAAGCAGAAATCAATCCTCTCACTCCTCCAACAGTGGAGCCCCTTTCAACAAGTGGTAGTAAAGAAAGTGATTTTTCTAAGGTGAAGCATTATCAAGCTAACCGTGCTTTGGTTTATAAGAACATTGAAAAATTGTTACCTTTCTATAACAAGGCGACCATCGTGAAATACGGAAACCTGGTCAAGGAGAACAGTCTCTTATATCAAAAAGAACTCTTGTCCGCAGTTATGATGAAGGATGACCAAGTAATCACAGATATTGTTTCTAACAAACAGACTGCAAATAAACTCTTACTTCACTATCAGGACCATTCATCTGAGAAGCTCGATCTCAAGTACCAGACTGATTTTGCCAAGCTAGCAGAATATAGTTTAGGGGATACAGAACTCCTCTACACTCCAAATCAATTCTTGTATGACCAAGACTCTATCATTAAGCAAGTCTTACCTGACTTACAAAAGGTTGACTATAAGTCGGATACTATCAGAAAGACACTCGGAATTTCTCCAGATGTCAAGCAAACTGAGCTCTATCTGGAAGACCAGTTCGCCAAAACAAAACAAGATTTGGCAAACAGTTTGAAAAAACTTTTATCAGCAGATGCTGGACTTGCTGGTGACAACTCAGTTACCAGAGGCTATCTTGTAGATAAAATCAAGAACAATAAGGAAGCCTTACTACTCGGTTTAACTTATTTAGAACGTTGGTATAACTTTAGCTATGGTCAAGTGAATGTCAAAGACCTATTTATGTATCATCCGGACTTCTTTGGTAAAGGAAATACTTCACCACTAGATACTCTGATTGAGTTAGGTAAATCTGGCTTTAACAATCTTCTTGCTAAAAACAATGTCGATACTTATGCTATCAGTCTTGCCAGCCATCATGGAACGACAGATTTGTTTAGCACGTTGGAAAATTACCGAAAAGTCTTTCTACCAGACAAAACCAATAATGACTGGTTTAAATCACAGACCAAGGCTTACATTGTCGAAGAAAAATCCAATATCGAAGAGGTGAAAACGAAGCAAGGACAGGCTGGTACCAAGTATTCTATCGGTGTCTACGACCGTATCACTAGTGCCACATGGAAATACCGCAATATGGTACTACCTCTACTTACTCTTCCTGAAAAATCTGTATTTGTCATCTCGACCATGTCTAGTCTAGGATTTGGAGCTTATGATCGCTACCGCAACAGCGATTATAAGGCTGGAGATGAACTCAATAAGTTTGTTGAAGATAATGCGCGTGAAACAGCCAAACGTCAGCGAGATCACTATGATTATTGGTATCGCATTTTAGATAAAGAAGGACGAGAAAAACTCTATCGTACAATTCTACTTTATGATGCCTATAAGTTTGGAGATGATAGAACCTCTGGAAAAGCTACAGTTGAGGCTCAGTTTGATAGTACCAATCCGGCGATGAAGAATTTCTTTGGTCCAGTGGGTAATAAAGTAGTTCACAATCATCATGGTGCTTATGCAACTGGAGATGGCGTTTACTATATGTCCTATCGTATGTTAGATAAGGATGGAGCCATTACTTATACTCATGAGATGACCCATGATTCAGATCAGGATATTTACCTTGGTGGCTATGGTCGAAGAAGTGGCTTGGGACCTGAGTTCTTCGCAAAAGGCTTATTGCAAGCTCCTGACCAACCAAGTGATGCAACTATTACCATCAACTCTATCTTGAAACATAAAATATCAGATAGTACAGAAGGCCAGCGATTACAAGTACTTGATCCAACTACAAGATTTAATAACGCAGCAGATCTTCAGAACTACGTCCACAATATGTTTGATGTCGTTTACATGTTGGAATATCTCGAAGGGCAATCTATCGTGAAACAGTTAGATGCTTATCAGAAAATGACGGCCCTGAGAAAAATCGAGAATAAATACGTAAAAGATCCTGCAGATGGAAATGATGTTTACGCTACTAACGTTGTACAAAATCTGACAGAAGAAGATGCCAAAAAATTGACTACTTTTGATAGTTTGATTACAAATAATATCTTGTCAGCTCGTGAATATAAGTCTGGGGAATATGAAAGAAACGGTTACTATACGATTAAACTCTTCGCCCCAATCTATTCGGCTCTGAGCAGTAAGGGAACTCCGGGTGATTTGATGGGACGTAGGATTGCTTATGAACTTCTGGCTGCCAAAGGCTTTAAGGATGGAATGGTACCTTATATCTCAAACCAATACGAAGAAGATGCCAAACAAAACGGTAAAATCATCAATCTCTATGGTAAAGAACGAGGATTGGTGACAGATGATCTTGTTTTGGAAAAGGTATTTGAAGGGAAGTATTCTTCTTGGGCGAATTTCAAGAAAGCTATGTACCAAGAACGGGTGGATCAGTTTAGAAACTTGAAGCAGGTTACCTTCAACGATCCAACTAAATCTTGGGCAAGTTTTGCAAGAAAGACGATTCATAGTGTAGAAGAACTGCAGCGATTAATGGACGAAGCTGTCCGTAAGGATGCAGATGAGAATCGTTATTCTTGGGACAACTATAATCCAGAATATGATAGTGCAGTTCATAAGTTAAAGAGAGCAGTATTTAAGGCCTATCTAAATCAAACTGATGATTTTAGAAGTTCAATTTTTAATAATAAAAAATAGTGTTTCCTATTAGGAAATAAAATTAAAGAAGGTGATTATGCTTGTCATTATTTAAAAAAGAACGATTTTCGATCCGAAAAATCTGTGGGATTGTTGGTTCATTTTTACTCGGAAGTATCTTGGTTGCACCGTCAGTCATTCATGCTTCTACCTATCATTACATTGAAAAAAGCGCTCTTACAAAGGAAGAACAAAGCAAGATTCAAGCAGGAATTCCTACTGATAATGAGGTAACTTATGCTCTTATTTATCAGCAGGAAACTCTTCCTGCGACAGGTTCATCGACTTCTGTGCTTACAGCTTTAGGTCTATTAGCTGTTGGTAGTTTCGTTCTTTTGGTTCATAAAAAGAAAAAAGTTAGTAGTTTGTTCTTAGTTACTACTATCGGACTGATTAGTCTTTCTAGTATGCAAGCTCTCGATATAAGCAATCCTTTGAAAGCTCCAAGTAATGAAGGAGTAGTTCAAATTGCTGGATATCGTTATATTGGATACTTACCTCTTGATGATGATGCAATCTCAGAAATTCAACATAAAGCTGAGGGGACAAAAAATGTTCCAGTATCTGAAATTCAAAGTATCCCTAATGAAGCGCCTAAAGCAGACAAACCAGAACATACAGCACCAGTTGGTGGTAATCTGGTTGAGCCCGAAGTTCATGAAAAACCAGGATACACTCAACCTGTGGGGATGGTTCCTGACGAAGCACCTAAAGCAGACAAACCAGAATATACTAAACCAGTTGGCACAGTGCCTGACGAAGCACCTAAATCAGAGAAACCAGAGTACACTGCACCAGTAGGCACAGTCCCAGACGATGCTCCTAAATATGAGAAGCCTGACTATACGCAACCAATAGGTACAAACCTTGTAGAACCGGAAGTTCAACCAGCGTTGCCGGAAGCTATTGTGACTGACAAAGGCGAGCCGGAAGTTCAACCGGCATTACCCGAAGCTGTTGTGACTGACAAAGGCGAACCGGAAGTTCAACCAGCGTTACCCGAAGCTGTTGTGACTGACAAAGGCGAACCGGAAGTTCAACCGGCATTACCAGAAGCTGTTGTGACTGAAAAAGGTGAGCCGGAAGTTCAACCAGCGTTACCCGAAGCTGTTGTGACTGACAAAGGCGAGCCGGAAGTTCAACCAGCGTTACCCGAAGCTGTTGTGACTGAAAAAGGTGAGCCGGAAGTTCAACCAGCGTTGCCGGAAGCTATTGTGACTGACAAAGGCGAGCCTGAGGTTCAACCAGCCGTACCCGAAGCTGTTGTGGCTGACAAAGGGGAACCTGAAGTTCATGAAAAACCAGCATACACTGAACCGGTAGGCACAGTTCCAGAAGAAGCACCCAAGTCCGAGAAGTCAGAATACACGGAACCTGTAGGTACAACAGGAGTAGATGAAAATGGCAACTTGATTGAGCCGCCTGCTATCGACATTCCAGAGTATACTGAACCAATATCTACAGTTTCAGAAGTTGCACCAGAAAGAGAAGAGTTGCCTTCTCTACATACCGATATTCGTACAGAGACTATTCCTAAAACTATCACAGAAGAATCCGATTCTAGCAAATTTATAGGTGATGATTCTATTAAACAAGTTGGTGAGGATGGCGAACGTCAAATTGTTACTAGCTATGAAGAGTTACATGGCAAAAAAATCAGTGACCCAGTTGAAACAGTAACTGTGTTGAAAGAAATGAAGCCTGAAATTCTTGTAAAAGGTACCAAAGAAAAGCCCAAAGAAAAAACGGCTCCTGTTTTGACTCTGACCACTGTATCTAAGGATGTTTTAGCTAAGTCTGCTACAATTAACTACAATCTAGAAAATCAAGACAATGCTACAATTACACGCATTGTAGCGACTATCAAAGAAGGTGGAAAAATTGTAAAAACGCTTGATTTAAAAACCGATAACTTATCTCAAGTATTAGAGAACTTAGACTATTACAAAGATTATACGATTTCAACCACTATGACTTATGATGTAGGTAAGGGTGCAGAAGTATCGACTTTGGAAGATAAACCTTTACGCTTAGATTTAAAGAAAGTTGAGTTGAAAGATATTGCAAATACCAGTCTCGTACAAGTAAACGAAAGCGGTGTCGAAAGCGATAGTAATCGTTTAACCTCTCTTCCAAGTAATGTTAACAACTATTACTTAAAAGTAACCTCCAGAGAAAACAAAGTGACTCGTTTAGCAATTGATAAGATTGAAGAGGTCATTGAGGAAGGTAAGCAGCTTTACAAGATAACGGCAAAAGCACCTGACTTAGTTCAACGTGATAAAGACGGTAAGTTAAGAGATACTTACACTTATTATCTTGAAAAACCGAGGGCTACCGAGGATAAGGTTTATTACAACTTCCATGATTTAGCAAAAGACATGCAAGCAAATCCTACCGGTGAGTTTAAACTTGGTGCAGATTTGAATGCAGTTAACGTTAAGCCAGCAGGTAAAGCTTATGTTATGGCTAAGTTTAGAGGTACTTTATCAAGTGTAGAGAATCATCAGTACACGATTCATAACTTAGAAAGACCTTTGTTTAATGAGGCTGAAGGTGCTACACTCAAAAACTTTAACTTAGGTAATGTAAATATCAATATGCCTTGGGCTGATAAAGTTGCACCTATTGGTAATATGTTTAAGAAGTCTACACTTGAGAATATCAAAGTAGTAGGTTCAGTAACAGGAAATAACGATGTAACCGGTGCTGTTAATAAGTTAGACGAAGCTAATATTCGCAATGTAGCTTTTATTGGCAAGATTAACAGTCTTGGAGATAAAGGCTGGTGGTCTGGTGGACTTGTCAGCGAAAGTTGGATAAGTAACGTTGATAAAGCTTACGTTGATGCTAAGATTAGTGCCAATAAATCTAAATATGGTGGTTTAATTGGTAAACTAGATCATGGTATTGACTCGATGACAGTAGGTAAAAAAGGATTTCTCCGAAATGCTGTAATAAAAGGTACTATGAATTTGATTCAGCATGGCGAAAGTGGAGGTGTAATTCATAACAACTTTAACTGGGGTGTTATTGAAGACGTCGTAACAATGCTTAAAGTAAATAATGGTGAAATTGTCTATGGTTCACCAGCCTTGAATGATAATGACCAATATTTTGGATTAGATAATATCAAACGTGTAAATTATGTAAATGGTGTTGCAAGTGGTTTATCTTCCTACAAACATTCAAATCGTATTACTGGTATCTCTCAAGCAGAAGCAGATGCTAAAATCGCTAAGATGAATATCACAGCCAACACCTTTACTATTCAAGATCCTGTCGTAAACAAGTTAAATCGTATCATCGATAGAGATTCTGATTATAAAGCGATTCAGGACTACCAAGAAACAAGAAACCTAGCTTATCGAAACTTGGAAAAACTGCAACCATTTTATAACAAAGAGTGGATTATAAACCAAGGGAATAAGTTAACAGATGATTCCAATCTTGTTAAGAAAACTGTTCTGTCTGTAACAGGTATGAAAGCAGGGCAATTTGTCACTGATTTATCAAGTGTGGATAAAATCATGATTCACTATGCCGATGGAACCAAAGAAGAATTTGGGGTATCTGCGGTTTCGGACTCTAAGGTAAAACAAGTCAAAGAATATAATGTAGATGGTTTAGGTGTAGTTTACACTCCTAATATGGTTTATAAGAACAGAGATTCCTTGATTACGAAAGTTAAAGAGAAGTTGAGTTCTGTTGCTTTAGACTCTGCTGAGGTTAAAGCTATTACAAATAACCCTTCATCTCTATACCTAGAAGAAAGCTTCGCTGAGGTTAGAGAGACGTTAGATAAGTTAGTGAAGTCCTTGTTAGAAAATGAAGACCATCAACTGAACAGTGATGAAGTGGCTGAGAAGGCGCTTCTCAAGAAAGTTGAAGATAATAAAGCTAAGATTATATTAGCCTTGACTTATCTAAATCGTTATTATGGTATCGACTATGATGGCTTGAACTTTAAGCATTTGATGATGTTTAAACCAGACTTTTATGGTAAAACACCAAGTATTTTAGATTTCTTGATTCGTATAGGTTCAGCAGAAAAGAATTTAAAAGGAGATAGAAGTTTAGAAGCTTATCGTGAAGTTATTGGTGGTACTATTGGAAAAGGTGAATTAAATGGCTTGTTAGGCTATAACATGCGTTTATTCACTAAGTACACCGACTTAAATGACTGGTTTATTCATGCTGCAAAGAACGTTTATGTTTCTGAGCCTGAGACGACTACAGAGGATTTCAAAGACAAGCGCCATCGTATCTATGACGGTTTGAACAATGACGTGCATAGTCGCATGATTTTACCGTTACTCAACTTGAAGAAAGCACATATTTTTGTCATTTCTACTTACAACACGTTGGCATTCAGTTCTTTTGAAAAATATGGGAAGAATACGGAAGAAGAACGAAATGCTTTCAAAGAGGAGATAAACAAAGTAGCGAAAGCTCAACAAAGATATTTAGACTTTTGGTCTCGTTTAGCTTTACCAAAAGTTCGTAATCAGCTCTTGAAGAGTCAAAACTCCGTACCAACGCCTGTTTGGGATAATCAAAATTATAGCGGTATTAAGAATGCTAGTCGCCGTGGTTATGGTTCAGATGGCAAGGTTGCAACTCCTATTCGTGAGCTATTTGGCCCAACTGATCGTTGGCATCAAGTTAACGGAGCGATGGGAGCGATGGCAAAAATTTATGAACGTCCATGGAAAGATGATCAGGTTTACTTCATGGTAACTGACATGATTAGTCAGTTTGGTATTTCAGCCTTTACACATGAAACAACTCACATAAACGACCGTATGGCTTACTATGGTGGAGATTGGCATCGTGAAGGTACTGACTTAGAAGCCTTTGCTCAAGGTATGTTACAAACCCCTGATAAATCTACTCCGAATAGTGAGTATAAAGCTCTGGGTATCAACATGGCTTATGAGCGTAAAAATGATGGTGAGCAGTACTACAATTATGATCCAGCTAAGTTAGACAGTCGAGACAAAATTGATAGTTATATGAAAAACTACAATGAGTCTATGATGATGTTAGATTACTTAGAAGCTACTGCCGTTATTAAGCAGAAGTTATCTGATAACTCTAAGTGGTTCAAGAAGATGGATAAAGAGTGGCGTACAAATGCGGATAGAAATCGTTTAATTGGAGAACCACACCAGTGGGACAAATTACGTGATTTGACGGAAGAAGAGAAGAAATTACCAATTGATAGCATTGACAAGTTGGTAGATAATAACTTTGTAACTCTTCATGGTATGCCAAATAACGGTCGCTTCCGTACGGAAGGTTTTGATAGTGCTTATCAAACGGTCAATATGATGGCAGGTATCTTTGGCGGGAATACGAGTCGAAGCACCGTAGGTTCTATTTCCTTTAAACACAATACTTTCCGTATGTGGGGTTACTATGGTTATGAGAACGGCTTTATCCCTTATGTTTCTAACAAGTTAAAAGGTGATGCCAACAGAGAAAATAAAGGGCTTTTAGGTGATGATTTCATTATCAAGAAAGTTTCTAATAATCAATTCCAAAACCTCGAAGAGTGGAAGAAACATTGGTATCATGAAGTGTATGCGAAAGCACAGAAAGGCTTTGTTGAGATTGAAGTAGACGGTTCTAAGATTTCAACTTACGCTCAACTTCAAAACTTATTTAACACTGCTGTTGAGAAAGACTTGAAAGAAGGTGGTTTCAAGCATACCGAAGGCCTCAAGTGGAAAGTTTATAAGAAATTATTACAAAACACAGATGGTTTCTTAAATCCATTGTTTAAAATATAAAAGGGACAAGTTTTTTGGCTCTTTGTCAACTGTAGTGGGTTGAAGAAAAGCTAATCTCGAGAAAGGACAAATTTCGTCCTTTCTTTTTTGATGTTCAGAGCGATAAAAATGCGTTTTTTGAAGTTTTCAAAGTTCTGAAAACCAAAGGCATTGCGTTTAATAAGTTTGATTAGATTATTAGTGGCTTCCAGTTTGGCGTTAGAATAGGGTAGTTGAAGAGCGTTGACAATTTTCTCTTTGTCCTTTAGAAAGGTTTTAAAGACAGTCTGAAAAAGAGGATGAACCAGCTTTAGATTGTCCTCAATGAGTCCAAAGAATTTCTTCGGCTCCTTATTCTGAAAGTGGAAAAGCAAGAGTTGATAGAGATGATAGTGGTGTTTCAAGTCTTCGGAATAGCTCAAAAGCTTGTTTAGGATTTCCTTATTGGTTAAATGCATACGAAAAGTAGGGCGATAAAAACGTTTATCACTCAGTTTACGACTATCCTGATTGATTCATAATTTGGACACGCACACGACTCATAGCACGGCTTAGATGTTGTACAATGTGAAAGCAATCCAGAACGATTTTAGCGTTTGGGAGTGAAACAGTCTCGTAGACTGTTTCAGCCTGAGCCTAGAAATTCGAAAGCGAAGTTGTCTAGTCAAGTCATAATAAGGGATAAACATATCCATAGTAATGATTTTGACGCGACTTCGGACAGAACTCTCATATTTAAGAAAATGATTTCGGATGATAGATTGTGTTCTACCTTCCAGAACTGTGATGATGTTGAGATTGTCAAAATCTTGAGGGTAATTTCTCAAAGTAACTTCCACTTTCCTGACCAAAGTGGAAATTAGTCTAAAACGGATTTTTATGGTGGAATTAAGTGTGAGACGTTTGTTAATTATTTTATAGGATTGGCTATTAGTAAGAAATATGGTATAATATAGGGTGAGACCTTCTTAATAAATAGTGAAAGAGTATAAAATGAAAAAAATTGTCATTAACGGCGGGAGACCATTGAAAGGTGAAATTACAATCAGTGGTGCTAAAAATAGTGTCGTTGCCTTGATTCCTGCCATTATTTTATCAGATGATGTTGTGATTTTGGATTGTGTTCCAGACATCTCTGATGTAGCTAGTCTTATTGAGATTATGGAAATCATGGGAGCTAGTGTCAAGCGTTATGACGATGTTCTTGAGATTGATCCTCGTGGTGTTCAAAATAAACCAATGCCTTATGGTAAAATTAATAGCTTGCGTGCGTCTTATTATTTCTACGGTAGTCTTTTAGGACGTTTTGGTGAAGCAACTGTAGGTTTGCCTGGAGGGTGTGACCTAGGGCCACGTCCGATTGATTTGCATTTAAAAGCATTTGAAGCTATGGGAGCTAAGACAACCTACGAGGGAGATAATATGAATCTCTCAACCCAAGGATCAAGTCTACATGGTGCGCATATCTATATGGATACTGTTAGTGTTGGTGCAACAATCAATACGATGCTAGCAGCAGTAAAAGCTAAAGGTCGAACAGTTATTGAAAATGCTGCTCGTGAACCTGAAATCATTGATGTGGCTACATTATTAAACAATATGGGAGCTCACATTCGTGGCGCAGGTACGGATATGATTACTATTGATGGTGTAGATAGCCTTCATGGAACACGTCACCAAGTCATCCCAGACCGTATTGAAGCAGGTACTTATATTTCAATGGCTGCTGCAGTAGGCCATGGGATTCGAATTAATAATGTACTTTATGAGCATTTAGAAGGATTTATTGCTAAACTTGAAGAAATGGGTGTTCACATGACTATTTCTGAAGACAGTATTTTCGTCGAAGAGCAAACAAATCTAAAGGCTGTTAATATCAAAACAGCTCCTTATCCAGGTTTCGCAACAGATCTTCAACAGCCTATTACTCCTTTGCTATTAAAAGCAGAGGGGCGTGGAACATTGATTGACACCATTTATGAAAAACGTGTCAACCATGTTTTCGAGTTGGCAAAAATGAATGCAGATATCTCCACAACAAACGATCACATCATTTATAAAGGAGGCAATCCTTTACACGGTGCAAATGTCAAGGCGACAGACCTACGTGCAGGTGCAGCACTGGTGATTGCTGGTTTGATGGCTGAAGGAAGAACGGAGATTACCAATGTTGAATTTATCCTTCGAGGCTACTCAAATATTATCGAGAAATTACGGAACCTCGGAGCAGATATTGAACTAATCGAAGAGTAATCTTAGAGGATTAATATGAATATCTGGACAAAATTAGCAATGTTTTCTTTCTATGAGACGGAACGATTATATTTCCGTCCCTTCTTTTTTGCCGACGCTGCTGACTTTCATGCTCTAGCATCTGATCCGGAGAATCTACAATTTATCTTTCCAGTTCAAGCCAGTCTTGAAGAAAGTCAATATGCCCTTGCCAACTATTTTATGAAGTCACCTTTGGGAATCTGGGCGATCTGCGATAAGAAGGATGAGAAGATGATTGGTTCCATCAAGTTTGAGAAACTTGATGAGATTAAGAAGGAAGCGGAAATTGGCTATTTTTTAAAGAAAGAGTATTGGTCTAAGGGATATATGACAGAAGCGGTAACTAAGTTATGTGAACTGTCAATGGATCAATTTGGCTTAAAGCAATTATCAATCGTAACGCATTTGGAAAATAGTGCTAGTCAGAAGGTAGCGCAAAAGTCAGGTTTTAGTCTTTATCGTCGCTTTAAAGGCAGTGATCGCTATACCCGAAAGATGCGAGATTATCTAGAATTCCGCTATACTAAAGGAGATCTGAATGAGTAAACATCAAGAAATTTTAGCTTATTTAGAAGAATTACCAGTCGGAAAACGGGTCAGTGTTCGAAGTATTTCAAATAGGCTGGGAGTGAGTGATGGTACAGCTTATCGTGCTATTAAAGAGGCTGAGAACAGAGGTTTGGTTGAAACCAGACCACGCAGTGGAACAGTTCGGGTAAAATCTAAAAAAGTAGCAATTGAAAAATTAACCTTTGCAGAGATTGCAGAAGTCACAGGATCAGAAGTTTTGGCAGGTCAGGATGGGTTAGATAGAGAATTTAGCAAATTTTCCATCGGTGCCATGACTGAAAAGAATATTCTATCCTATCTTCACGATGGTGGACTCGTCATTGTTGGAGACAGAACGCG is a genomic window containing:
- a CDS encoding ZmpA/ZmpB/ZmpC family metallo-endopeptidase — encoded protein: MEKYFGEKQQRFSFRKLSVGLVSATISSLFFMSVLGSSSVEAQETKGVHYKYVTESELSSDEKKQLVYDIPTYMDNDDETYYLVYKLNSQNQLGDLPNTGSKNDMQTLVTGASLAALGILIFAVSKKKVKNKTVLHLVLVAGIGNGVLVSAHALENNLLLNYNTDYELISGEKLPLPKNISGYTYIGYIKEGNITSESKVSNQEKSAATPTKQQKVDYSVIPNFVENPSTVQAMQEQTPVSSTKPTEVQVVEKPISAELTNPRKEEKQSSNSQSQLAEHKDVQAGALITDKGTPEVQPVLPEAVVSDKGKPEVQPALSEAVVNDKGEPTVQPALPEAVVTDKGEPAIQPELPEAVVSDKGEPAVQPALPEAVVSDKGVSEVQPALPEAVVTDKGESEVQPTLPEAVVTDQGEPAVQPELPEAVVTDKGEAEVQATLPEAVVSDKGEPAVQPALPEAVVSDKGVPEVQPALPEAVVTDKGEPEVQPELPEAVVTDKDKPEVQPELPEAVVSDKGEPAVQPALPEAVVTDKGEPEIQPELPEAVVSAKGEPEVQPELPEAVVTDKGEPAVQPELPEAVVTDKGEPAVQPELPEAVITNKGEPAIQPELPEAVVSDKGEPAVQPELPKAVVTDKGEPEVQPELPEAVVSDKGEPAVQPALPEAVVSDKGEPEVQPELPEAVVSAKGEPEQVAPLPEYTGNIDQVKPDIPTEKTKEQDPEKTLELRNVSDIELYSQTNGTYKQHISLDGIPKNTDNYFVKVKSSAFKDVYLPVASITEEERNGQSVYKITAKAEKLQQEQNNKYVDHFTFYLDKKSKEENTNFTSFSNLVKAINQNPSGTYHLAASLNANEVELGSDEKSYIKGTFTGHLIGEKDGKKYAIYNLKKPLFENLSGATVEKLSLKNVTISGKNDIASLANEAQNNTKIKQVHVDGVLAGERGIGGLLAKADQSSITESSFKGRIVNTYETTAAYNIGGLVGHLTGKNASIAKSKATVAISSNTNSSDQTVGGLAGLIDQDAHIQDSYAEGDINNVKHFGRVAGVAGYLWDRKTNEEQHAGRLTNVLSDVNVTNGNAITGYHYNGMKVKDTFSSKVNRVYNVTLVRDEVISKESFEERGTMLDASEVTNKKAEINPLTPPTVEPLSTSGSKESDFSKVKHYQANRALVYKNIEKLLPFYNKATIVKYGNLVKENSLLYQKELLSAVMMKDDQVITDIVSNKQTANKLLLHYQDHSSEKLDLKYQTDFAKLAEYSLGDTELLYTPNQFLYDQDSIIKQVLPDLQKVDYKSDTIRKTLGISPDVKQTELYLEDQFAKTKQDLANSLKKLLSADAGLAGDNSVTRGYLVDKIKNNKEALLLGLTYLERWYNFSYGQVNVKDLFMYHPDFFGKGNTSPLDTLIELGKSGFNNLLAKNNVDTYAISLASHHGTTDLFSTLENYRKVFLPDKTNNDWFKSQTKAYIVEEKSNIEEVKTKQGQAGTKYSIGVYDRITSATWKYRNMVLPLLTLPEKSVFVISTMSSLGFGAYDRYRNSDYKAGDELNKFVEDNARETAKRQRDHYDYWYRILDKEGREKLYRTILLYDAYKFGDDRTSGKATVEAQFDSTNPAMKNFFGPVGNKVVHNHHGAYATGDGVYYMSYRMLDKDGAITYTHEMTHDSDQDIYLGGYGRRSGLGPEFFAKGLLQAPDQPSDATITINSILKHKISDSTEGQRLQVLDPTTRFNNAADLQNYVHNMFDVVYMLEYLEGQSIVKQLDAYQKMTALRKIENKYVKDPADGNDVYATNVVQNLTEEDAKKLTTFDSLITNNILSAREYKSGEYERNGYYTIKLFAPIYSALSSKGTPGDLMGRRIAYELLAAKGFKDGMVPYISNQYEEDAKQNGKIINLYGKERGLVTDDLVLEKVFEGKYSSWANFKKAMYQERVDQFRNLKQVTFNDPTKSWASFARKTIHSVEELQRLMDEAVRKDADENRYSWDNYNPEYDSAVHKLKRAVFKAYLNQTDDFRSSIFNNKK